The proteins below are encoded in one region of Sebastes fasciatus isolate fSebFas1 chromosome 16, fSebFas1.pri, whole genome shotgun sequence:
- the amot gene encoding angiomotin isoform X1: protein MFRKKASSSLRMRRKTESAKWSIDRGRSLSFHEVRGQREAEMRAAAEESSNSVGGGGSTVLQRLLQEQMNRNYVLQQQQQQQQQQQPGGGGVYPGQGQVGPSDDHSMTPHIARQEPQGQELQTDNGLEKLGSARVGGGGSSGGGGCLGPGSGGAGGGSIGGGGQCPNPEDLPTYEEAKVQSQYFRGHGPPPPQQQNNQPPHPASVGTAFYVTGMNSAKVRTEGRPTVQRVSGTGRVHQDDGLKDLKQGHVRSLSERLMQLSLATSGVKAHAPVTSIPLSPQLPPPGPPGDYYKPQHRGPPPDYPFKGMGSPTKQQDPGGHFYQEQRGREHSREVLQVRYQPPPEYGSFRSSKDGSVHIQRPLHQHSPTSSVTSVGSLSRTQSSNLSSMLSASHSSHPSFPHQHPQIQGEPFLSWPRSQQGPGGSHQAGEHFALGPVHPPQQRSHGFPQDPYGSTPRMHPHQHHQYQQHQQQQQQQQQQQQQQQFQGPPPPQPQPPVQAGHFPHPHSFSHLQGEPFAMMVRAQQMADMLTEDNRMLRQEMEACREKVTKLHKLETEIQLVSEAYENLAKSSSKREALEKTMRNKLELEVRRLHDFNRDLRERMETANKQLAVKECEGSEDNRKTISQLLTQSKETVREKEKLEMELNAVRFTTEDQRRHIEIRDQALNNAQAKVVKLEEELKKKQVYVEKVERMQQALAQLQAACEKREQLEHRLRTRLERELESLRMQQRQGGAQSSGAVPSEYNATALMEHLREKEERILALEADMTKWEQKYLEESVMRQFALDAAASVAFQRDTSTLMISHSPSSSYDTSVEARIQKEEEEILMANRRCLDMESRIKNLHAQIIEKDAMIKVLHQRSRKEPIKSDAQSAMRPSKSLMSISNTGSGGSGLLSHSLGLSSSPITEERKDTSWKGSLGLLLGSEFRTESLRTESISSSPSPVLPSTPMTAGHSKTGSRDSCTQTEKGQSQDTSKPSTPALQSMTLPARLSSPSPVYIPDRLADVPGFHSNTLERRLPVQSHSQQQAPPTQPEGDNDMVEILI from the exons atgttTCGGAAAAAAGCATCTTCCTCCTTGAGaatgagaagaaaaacagaaagcgCTAAAT GGAGTATCGACCGTGGGCGGAGCTTGTCCTTCCATGAGGTGCGTGGCCAGCGGGAGGCAGAGATGAGGGCCGCGGCCGAGGAGTCGTCCAACAGCGTCGGAGGTGGAGGCAGCACCGTCCTGCAGCGCCTCCTGCAGGAGCAGATGAACCGGAACTACGTgctgcaacagcagcagcaacaacaacaacaacaacaaccaggaggtggaggagtttACCCGGGACAGGGACAGGTGGGCCCCTCTGATGATCACTCTATGACCCCCCACATTGCCCGTCAGGAGCCCCAGGGACAAGAGCTGCAGACGGACAACGGCCTGGAGAAGCTGGGCTCCGCCAGGGTAGGAGGGGGCGGGAGCAGTGGAGGGGGAGGATGTTTAGGGCCTGGAAGTgggggagcaggaggaggcagCATCGGAGGTGGTGGGCAGTGCCCGAACCCCGAGGACCTCCCTACGTACGAAGAAGCCAAAGTGCAGTCACAGTACTTCCGTGGCCacggtcctcctcctcctcagcagcaGAACAATCAGCCTCCTCACCCCGCCTCGGTGGGCACCGCCTTCTACGTCACCGGAATGAACAGCGCCAAGGTGCGCACCGAGGGTCGCCCCACGGTGCAGCGGGTGAGCGGCACGGGGAGGGTGCACCAGGACGACGGGCTGAAGGATCTGAAGCAAGGACACGTTCGGTCTCTCAGCGAGCGGCTCATGCAGCTCTCGCTGGCCACCAGCGGCGTGAAGGCCCACGCTCCCGTCACCAGCATCCCGCTCTCTCCCCAGCTGCCCCCGCCGGGGCCACCGGGCGACTACTACAAGCCGCAGCACCGCGGCCCGCCTCCGGACTACCCCTTCAAAGGAATGGGCTCTCCCACCAAGCAGCAGGATCCTGGAGGCCATTTTTACCAggagcagagagggagggagcacTCGAGGGAGGTGCTCCAAGTCCGATACCAGCCCCCACCTGAGTATGGCTCGTTCAG GTCCAGTAAGGATGGTTCCGTTCACATCCAGAGACCCCTCCATCAGCACAGTCCCACCTCCTCCGTCACCTCCGTGGGCTCCTTGTCCCGCACGCAGTCCTCCAACCTGAGCAGCATGCTCAGCGCCTCCcactcctcccatccctccttCCCTCACCAGCACCCCCAGATCCAGGGAGAGCCCTTCCTCAGCTGGCCCCGCAGTCAGCAGGGTCCCGGCGGCTCCCACCAAGCAGGCGAGCACTTCGCCCTGGGGCCCGTTCACCCGCCGCAACAGAGAAGTCACGGTTTCCCTCAAGACCCCTACGGCTCCACCCCGAGGATGCACCCTCATCAGCACCATCAGTATCAACAgcatcaacagcagcagcaacagcaacagcagcagcagcaacagcagcagttccAAGGACCTCCACCTCCCCAGCCCCAGCCGCCGGTCCAGGCTGGACACTTCCCCCACCCGCACTCCTTCTCCCACCTGCAGGGGGAGCCTTTCGCTATGATGGTGCGCGCCCAGCAGATGGCGGATATGCTGACGGAGGACAACAGGATGCTGAGGCAGGAGATGGAGGCCTGCCgggagaaagtcaccaagttgCACAAG TTGGAAACAGAGATCCAGCTGGTGTCGGAGGCTTATGAAAACCTGGCCAAGTCCTCCTCCAAGAGGGAGGCCCTGGAGAAAACCATGAGGAACAAGCTGGAGCTGGAGGTGCGTCGGCTGCACGACTTCAACAGGGACCTCCGAG agCGCATGGAGACGGCCAATAAACAGCTCGCTGTTAAAGAGTGTGAGGGGTCGGAGGACAACCGCAAAACCATCTCCCAGCTGCTCACACAGA GCAAAGAGACGGTCCGTGAGAAGGAGAAGCTGGAGATGGAGCTGAACGCGGTGCGCTTCACCACCGAGGACCAGAGGAGACACATCGAGATCAGAGACCAGGCGCTCAACAACGCCCAGGCCAAAGTGGtgaagctggaggaggag CTGAAGAAGAAGCAGGTGTACGTGGAGAAGGTGGAGAGGATGCAGCAGGCTCTGGCTCAGCTGCAGGCGGCCTGTGAGAAGAGAGAACAGCTGGAGCATCGACTCCGTACGAGACTGGAGAGAGAGCTGGAGTCGCTGCGCATGCAGCAG CGTCAGGGAGGCGCTCAGAGCAGCGGTGCGGTCCCGTCGGAGTACAACGCTACGGCGCTGATGGAGCACctgagggagaaggaggagcgGATCCTGGCTCTGGAGGCCGACATGACCAAGTGGGAGCAGAAGTACTTGGAGGAGAGCGTGATGAGGCAGTTTGCCTTGGACGCCGCCGCCTCCGTTGCCTTTCAGAG GGATACATCTACATTGATGATCAGCCATTCTCCCAGCAGCAGCTATGACACGTCTGTGGAGGCTCGAAtccagaaagaagaagaggagattCTCATGGCCAATCGGCGCTGTCTGGACATGGAAAGCAG GATAAAGAATCTCCACGCCCAGATCATAGAGAAAGACGCTATGATCAAGGTGCTCCACCAGCGCTCCAGGAAGGAGCCCATCAAGTCCGACGCGCAGTCCGCCATGAGGCCCTCCAAGTCCCTGATGTCCATTTCCAACACCGGCTCCGGTGGTTCGGGTCTGCTCTCTCACAGCCTGGGCCTCAGCAGCTCGCCCATCACCGAAGAACGCAAGGACACCAGCTGGAAGGGCAGCCTGG GGCTTCTGCTGGGTTCCGAGTTTCGTACGGAGTCTCTCAGGACGGAGTCGATCTCGTCGTCGCCCTCGCCGGTGCTTCCTTCCACCCCGATGACCGCGGGCCACTCGAAGACGGGCAGCAGGGACAGCTGCACGCAGACCGAGAAGGGACAGAGTCAGGACACCAGCAAGCCCAGCACCCCGGCCCTGCAGAGCATGACGCTGCCCGCTCGCCTGTCCAGCCCCAGTCCGGTCTACATCCCGGACCGCTTAGCAG ATGTGCCGGGGTTCCACAGCAACACCCTCGAGCGGAGGCTCCCCGTCCAGTCCCACTCACAGCAACAGGCCCCGCCCACCCAACCGGAAGGGGACAACGACATGGTGGAGATCCTCATCTGA
- the slc25a35 gene encoding solute carrier family 25 member 35 has protein sequence MDFVLSGAAACGACLFTNPLEVVKTRMQLQGELQSRGSYRVHYRNVFHAFYTIGKVDGLAALQRGLAPGLLYQFCMNGVRLGSFSVIESSGYIHTDGRVSAAKTTAAGAGAGVVGAVMGSPIYLIKTHMQSQSTSSIAVGHQYNHKGMIPALTAIYKQHGILGLWRGSSAAVPRVSVGSAAQLSTFSSSKELVIDLEVFPKDSWLVALSAGMISSVVVVMAMTPFDVVSTRLYNQPVDHLGKGQLYKGFADCFSQTLRKEGFMGLYKGLGASYFRIGPHTILSLLFWDELRKLYQQFR, from the exons ATGGACTTCGTGCTGAGCGGAGCGGCGGCCTGCGGAGCCTGCCTGTTCACCAACCCGCTGGAGGTGGTGAAGACCCGGATGCAGCTGCAGGGAGAGCTGCAGAGCCGCGGCTCGTACCGGGTCCACTACCGCAACGTGTTCCACGCCTTCTACACCATCGGGAAGGTGGACGGATTGGCCGCGCTGCAGAGGGGGCTGGCTCCGGGGCTGCTCTACCAGTTCTGTATGAACGGAGTCCGGCTCGGATCCTTCTCCGTCATCGAGTCCTCCGGATACATCCACACCGACGGCCGGGTCAGCGCGGCCAAGACCACCGCGGCCGGGGCCGGGGCTGGGGTGGTGGGGGCCGTGATGGGGAGTCCCATCTACCTG ATAAAGACTCACATGCAGAGTCAGTCTACCTCCTCTATTGCAGTTGGACATCAGTATAATCACAAG GGGATGATCCCCGCTCTGACAGCCATCTACAAGCAGCACGGCATTCTGGGACTGTGGAGAGGCTCTAGTGCCGCTGTACCGAGGGTCAGCGTGGGGTCGGCTGCACAACTctccaccttctcctcctccaagGAGCTCGTGATTGACTTAGAG GTGTTCCCAAAGGACAGCTGGTTGGTGGCCCTGAGCGCCGGCATGATCAGCagcgtggtggtggtgatggctATGACACCTTTTGATGTGGTGAGCACACGGCTCTACAACCAGCCCGTGGATCATTTGGGCAAG GGACAGCTCTATAAAGGATTCGCCGACTGCTTCTCTCAGACGCTGAGGAAGGAGGGCTTTATGGGACTCTACAAAGGATTGGGAGCCTCTTATTTCCGGATCGGACCACACACCATCCTGAGCTTGTTGTTCTGGGATGAACTGCGCAAGCTGTACCAGCAGTTCAGATAA
- the amot gene encoding angiomotin isoform X2, with the protein MRAAAEESSNSVGGGGSTVLQRLLQEQMNRNYVLQQQQQQQQQQQPGGGGVYPGQGQVGPSDDHSMTPHIARQEPQGQELQTDNGLEKLGSARVGGGGSSGGGGCLGPGSGGAGGGSIGGGGQCPNPEDLPTYEEAKVQSQYFRGHGPPPPQQQNNQPPHPASVGTAFYVTGMNSAKVRTEGRPTVQRVSGTGRVHQDDGLKDLKQGHVRSLSERLMQLSLATSGVKAHAPVTSIPLSPQLPPPGPPGDYYKPQHRGPPPDYPFKGMGSPTKQQDPGGHFYQEQRGREHSREVLQVRYQPPPEYGSFRSSKDGSVHIQRPLHQHSPTSSVTSVGSLSRTQSSNLSSMLSASHSSHPSFPHQHPQIQGEPFLSWPRSQQGPGGSHQAGEHFALGPVHPPQQRSHGFPQDPYGSTPRMHPHQHHQYQQHQQQQQQQQQQQQQQQFQGPPPPQPQPPVQAGHFPHPHSFSHLQGEPFAMMVRAQQMADMLTEDNRMLRQEMEACREKVTKLHKLETEIQLVSEAYENLAKSSSKREALEKTMRNKLELEVRRLHDFNRDLRERMETANKQLAVKECEGSEDNRKTISQLLTQSKETVREKEKLEMELNAVRFTTEDQRRHIEIRDQALNNAQAKVVKLEEELKKKQVYVEKVERMQQALAQLQAACEKREQLEHRLRTRLERELESLRMQQRQGGAQSSGAVPSEYNATALMEHLREKEERILALEADMTKWEQKYLEESVMRQFALDAAASVAFQRDTSTLMISHSPSSSYDTSVEARIQKEEEEILMANRRCLDMESRIKNLHAQIIEKDAMIKVLHQRSRKEPIKSDAQSAMRPSKSLMSISNTGSGGSGLLSHSLGLSSSPITEERKDTSWKGSLGLLLGSEFRTESLRTESISSSPSPVLPSTPMTAGHSKTGSRDSCTQTEKGQSQDTSKPSTPALQSMTLPARLSSPSPVYIPDRLADVPGFHSNTLERRLPVQSHSQQQAPPTQPEGDNDMVEILI; encoded by the exons ATGAGGGCCGCGGCCGAGGAGTCGTCCAACAGCGTCGGAGGTGGAGGCAGCACCGTCCTGCAGCGCCTCCTGCAGGAGCAGATGAACCGGAACTACGTgctgcaacagcagcagcaacaacaacaacaacaacaaccaggaggtggaggagtttACCCGGGACAGGGACAGGTGGGCCCCTCTGATGATCACTCTATGACCCCCCACATTGCCCGTCAGGAGCCCCAGGGACAAGAGCTGCAGACGGACAACGGCCTGGAGAAGCTGGGCTCCGCCAGGGTAGGAGGGGGCGGGAGCAGTGGAGGGGGAGGATGTTTAGGGCCTGGAAGTgggggagcaggaggaggcagCATCGGAGGTGGTGGGCAGTGCCCGAACCCCGAGGACCTCCCTACGTACGAAGAAGCCAAAGTGCAGTCACAGTACTTCCGTGGCCacggtcctcctcctcctcagcagcaGAACAATCAGCCTCCTCACCCCGCCTCGGTGGGCACCGCCTTCTACGTCACCGGAATGAACAGCGCCAAGGTGCGCACCGAGGGTCGCCCCACGGTGCAGCGGGTGAGCGGCACGGGGAGGGTGCACCAGGACGACGGGCTGAAGGATCTGAAGCAAGGACACGTTCGGTCTCTCAGCGAGCGGCTCATGCAGCTCTCGCTGGCCACCAGCGGCGTGAAGGCCCACGCTCCCGTCACCAGCATCCCGCTCTCTCCCCAGCTGCCCCCGCCGGGGCCACCGGGCGACTACTACAAGCCGCAGCACCGCGGCCCGCCTCCGGACTACCCCTTCAAAGGAATGGGCTCTCCCACCAAGCAGCAGGATCCTGGAGGCCATTTTTACCAggagcagagagggagggagcacTCGAGGGAGGTGCTCCAAGTCCGATACCAGCCCCCACCTGAGTATGGCTCGTTCAG GTCCAGTAAGGATGGTTCCGTTCACATCCAGAGACCCCTCCATCAGCACAGTCCCACCTCCTCCGTCACCTCCGTGGGCTCCTTGTCCCGCACGCAGTCCTCCAACCTGAGCAGCATGCTCAGCGCCTCCcactcctcccatccctccttCCCTCACCAGCACCCCCAGATCCAGGGAGAGCCCTTCCTCAGCTGGCCCCGCAGTCAGCAGGGTCCCGGCGGCTCCCACCAAGCAGGCGAGCACTTCGCCCTGGGGCCCGTTCACCCGCCGCAACAGAGAAGTCACGGTTTCCCTCAAGACCCCTACGGCTCCACCCCGAGGATGCACCCTCATCAGCACCATCAGTATCAACAgcatcaacagcagcagcaacagcaacagcagcagcagcaacagcagcagttccAAGGACCTCCACCTCCCCAGCCCCAGCCGCCGGTCCAGGCTGGACACTTCCCCCACCCGCACTCCTTCTCCCACCTGCAGGGGGAGCCTTTCGCTATGATGGTGCGCGCCCAGCAGATGGCGGATATGCTGACGGAGGACAACAGGATGCTGAGGCAGGAGATGGAGGCCTGCCgggagaaagtcaccaagttgCACAAG TTGGAAACAGAGATCCAGCTGGTGTCGGAGGCTTATGAAAACCTGGCCAAGTCCTCCTCCAAGAGGGAGGCCCTGGAGAAAACCATGAGGAACAAGCTGGAGCTGGAGGTGCGTCGGCTGCACGACTTCAACAGGGACCTCCGAG agCGCATGGAGACGGCCAATAAACAGCTCGCTGTTAAAGAGTGTGAGGGGTCGGAGGACAACCGCAAAACCATCTCCCAGCTGCTCACACAGA GCAAAGAGACGGTCCGTGAGAAGGAGAAGCTGGAGATGGAGCTGAACGCGGTGCGCTTCACCACCGAGGACCAGAGGAGACACATCGAGATCAGAGACCAGGCGCTCAACAACGCCCAGGCCAAAGTGGtgaagctggaggaggag CTGAAGAAGAAGCAGGTGTACGTGGAGAAGGTGGAGAGGATGCAGCAGGCTCTGGCTCAGCTGCAGGCGGCCTGTGAGAAGAGAGAACAGCTGGAGCATCGACTCCGTACGAGACTGGAGAGAGAGCTGGAGTCGCTGCGCATGCAGCAG CGTCAGGGAGGCGCTCAGAGCAGCGGTGCGGTCCCGTCGGAGTACAACGCTACGGCGCTGATGGAGCACctgagggagaaggaggagcgGATCCTGGCTCTGGAGGCCGACATGACCAAGTGGGAGCAGAAGTACTTGGAGGAGAGCGTGATGAGGCAGTTTGCCTTGGACGCCGCCGCCTCCGTTGCCTTTCAGAG GGATACATCTACATTGATGATCAGCCATTCTCCCAGCAGCAGCTATGACACGTCTGTGGAGGCTCGAAtccagaaagaagaagaggagattCTCATGGCCAATCGGCGCTGTCTGGACATGGAAAGCAG GATAAAGAATCTCCACGCCCAGATCATAGAGAAAGACGCTATGATCAAGGTGCTCCACCAGCGCTCCAGGAAGGAGCCCATCAAGTCCGACGCGCAGTCCGCCATGAGGCCCTCCAAGTCCCTGATGTCCATTTCCAACACCGGCTCCGGTGGTTCGGGTCTGCTCTCTCACAGCCTGGGCCTCAGCAGCTCGCCCATCACCGAAGAACGCAAGGACACCAGCTGGAAGGGCAGCCTGG GGCTTCTGCTGGGTTCCGAGTTTCGTACGGAGTCTCTCAGGACGGAGTCGATCTCGTCGTCGCCCTCGCCGGTGCTTCCTTCCACCCCGATGACCGCGGGCCACTCGAAGACGGGCAGCAGGGACAGCTGCACGCAGACCGAGAAGGGACAGAGTCAGGACACCAGCAAGCCCAGCACCCCGGCCCTGCAGAGCATGACGCTGCCCGCTCGCCTGTCCAGCCCCAGTCCGGTCTACATCCCGGACCGCTTAGCAG ATGTGCCGGGGTTCCACAGCAACACCCTCGAGCGGAGGCTCCCCGTCCAGTCCCACTCACAGCAACAGGCCCCGCCCACCCAACCGGAAGGGGACAACGACATGGTGGAGATCCTCATCTGA
- the LOC141752696 gene encoding mannose-P-dolichol utilization defect 1 protein-like, whose protein sequence is MATSPLKHFLVTYLMPEKCYGEFFINFHLHVPCLKFVMNRIVGFWILLDAFLALLPQLLKILWRRSAEGLSLTSVLLQLYAFSCPVVYAVANNFPLFAWGERLFTLAQTAAIVFLILHHRGETLTGLLFLLAYGGVMFLLGSYAAAAIASVMHASSLAALIGSKVFQAGTNYCSGHTGQLSSLSVFLSWAGSLGAVYVSLQDTGGSFITLSHTLYACLSGVLLAQVLCYSSSIATAKKKHE, encoded by the exons aTGGCCACGTCTCCCCTCAAACACTTCCTGGTTACATATTTAATGCCAGAAAAATGTTATGGAGAGTTTTTCATCAACTTTCATCTGCACG TGCCCTGTCTGAAGTTTGTGATGAACAGAATTGTGGGATTTTGGATCTTACTGGACGCTTTCCTGG CGCTGCTACCTCAGCTGTTGAAGATCCTGTGGAGAAGAAGTGCAGAGGGCCTGAGTCTGACCTCCGTGTTGCTGCAGCTATACGCCTTCTCCTGTCCTGTCGTGTACGCCGTGGCCAACAACTTCCCACTCTT TGCCTGGGGTGAGAGGCTCTTCACGTTGGCCCAGACGGCGGCGATCGTCTTCCTCATCCTGCATCATCGTGgtgaaaccctcacag GGCTGCTGTTCCTCCTGGCGTACGGGGGTGTGATGTTCCTTCTGGGCTCCTACGCAGCTGCAGCGATCGCCTCCGTGATGCATGCCTCCAGTCTGGCAGCTTTAATTGGAAGCAAG GTTTTCCAGGCTGGAACTAACTACTGCAGCGGCCACACGGGCcagctgtcctctctgtctgtgttcctCTCGTGGGCCGGGTCTCTGGGCGCCGTCTATGTGTCTCTACAG GACACAGGAGGCTCATTTATCACTCTGTCACACACGCTGTACGCCTGTCTCAGCGGCGTCCTCCTGGCCCAGGTcctctgctacagcagcagcatcgcCACCGCTAAAAAGAAGCACGAGTGa